In the Helicobacter typhlonius genome, one interval contains:
- a CDS encoding FAD-linked oxidase C-terminal domain-containing protein, producing the protein MLNKSHIQVLKRIVGEENCYDDKAHLVAYCYDATKERYEPEAVVFPRNESDVSAVLTYCNDNKIPIIPRGAGSGFTGGALPVKGGIVLAMERHFNRILEIDEKNLIARVQPGVVNKIFQEAVEAKGLFYPPDPASQEYSTLGGNVSENAGGMRAAKYGITKDYVMALRAVLPNGDIIRAGKKTIKDVAGFNVAGILIASEGSLAVITEITLKLIAKPKFARSAMGVFNDIESAMNAVYKTMASGITPVAMEFLDNLSINAVEERFHKGLPTNAGAILITQVDGDLEQQLDFQLDILEQRFKENGCIDFKIAQNDEEAQNLWFARRNVSQSITIYGKKKLNEDITVPRSALPELLNRISALSGKYGFKIPCFGHTGDGNVHVNVMVKDPSDKAELQKGYECIEEIFKIAIELEGTLSGEHGIGLSKAPFMRLAFSEAEMDLFARIKKAFDPHNILNPGKMGL; encoded by the coding sequence ATGCTTAATAAATCACATATACAGGTCCTAAAGCGCATTGTGGGCGAAGAAAATTGCTATGACGATAAGGCACATTTGGTGGCGTATTGCTATGATGCAACAAAAGAACGATATGAGCCTGAAGCAGTCGTTTTTCCACGAAATGAAAGTGATGTGAGTGCGGTTTTAACCTATTGCAATGATAATAAGATTCCAATTATCCCACGTGGTGCAGGAAGTGGATTCACAGGTGGAGCATTACCTGTAAAAGGCGGCATTGTTTTGGCTATGGAGCGACACTTTAACCGCATTTTAGAGATTGATGAAAAGAATCTTATCGCGAGGGTGCAGCCCGGAGTGGTGAATAAAATATTCCAAGAAGCTGTGGAGGCAAAGGGTTTATTTTACCCACCTGACCCTGCAAGTCAAGAATACAGCACACTAGGCGGCAATGTGAGTGAAAATGCCGGTGGTATGCGCGCAGCAAAATATGGCATTACAAAAGATTATGTTATGGCACTACGTGCAGTGCTTCCAAATGGTGATATAATTCGCGCAGGAAAAAAAACAATTAAAGATGTCGCAGGATTTAATGTTGCGGGGATTCTTATAGCAAGTGAGGGCTCACTTGCAGTAATTACTGAAATTACCCTCAAACTTATTGCTAAGCCGAAGTTTGCGCGTTCAGCTATGGGCGTGTTTAACGATATAGAATCTGCAATGAATGCTGTGTATAAGACAATGGCAAGTGGGATTACGCCTGTGGCAATGGAGTTTTTGGATAACTTGAGTATCAATGCGGTAGAAGAGCGATTCCATAAGGGGTTACCGACAAATGCCGGGGCGATACTTATTACACAAGTTGATGGCGATTTGGAACAGCAGCTTGATTTTCAACTCGATATTTTGGAGCAGAGATTCAAAGAAAATGGTTGCATTGACTTTAAAATCGCACAAAATGACGAGGAGGCACAAAACCTGTGGTTTGCAAGACGCAATGTGAGCCAGAGTATCACAATCTATGGCAAAAAGAAGCTGAATGAAGACATTACCGTTCCTCGTTCCGCGCTCCCAGAGCTGCTTAATAGAATCTCCGCATTGAGTGGCAAATATGGTTTTAAGATTCCCTGCTTTGGACATACAGGCGATGGCAATGTGCATGTAAATGTAATGGTGAAAGACCCAAGCGACAAGGCAGAGCTACAAAAAGGCTATGAGTGCATAGAGGAGATTTTTAAAATCGCCATTGAGCTAGAGGGAACATTGAGTGGAGAGCACGGCATAGGACTTTCTAAAGCCCCATTTATGCGCCTTGCATTTAGTGAAGCAGAAATGGATTTATTCGCGCGAATAAAGAAAGCATTTGACCCGCACAATATTTTAAATCCGGGAAAAATGGGCTTATAA
- a CDS encoding YqiA/YcfP family alpha/beta fold hydrolase, with protein sequence MEFFYSHGFHSSKNSISYKRICEGLGIVPFELIYDNGGDFMMNMQSLATQLKAYRQDFASNAPFGFIGNSLGAFYLWQLILYASQFGLALPHTFILFNPVFESLTQLKKYIDKPQSISNTESHFILSKTHWQSYALALRTPMPQNIRIIVCFSMNDERIDSSISQAYWQHYAQILYIEGGHIITDFAPLYDDLHPYLQ encoded by the coding sequence TATGTGAAGGCTTAGGGATTGTGCCTTTTGAGCTTATTTATGATAATGGTGGAGATTTTATGATGAATATGCAAAGCCTAGCGACACAGCTTAAGGCTTATAGGCAAGATTTTGCATCAAATGCACCCTTTGGCTTTATTGGCAATTCTTTGGGGGCATTTTATCTCTGGCAACTTATTCTTTACGCATCTCAATTTGGATTAGCTTTGCCTCATACTTTTATACTTTTTAATCCCGTGTTTGAGTCTCTCACACAGCTTAAAAAATATATCGATAAGCCCCAAAGTATAAGTAATACTGAATCTCACTTCATCTTAAGCAAGACGCATTGGCAAAGTTACGCTCTTGCCTTGCGCACTCCTATGCCTCAAAATATACGCATAATAGTATGTTTTTCTATGAATGATGAGCGCATTGATAGCAGTATTTCACAGGCATATTGGCAGCATTACGCGCAGATTCTATATATAGAGGGAGGGCATATTATTACTGATTTTGCACCTTTATATGATGATTTGCACCCCTATTTGCAATAA